A single region of the Triticum dicoccoides isolate Atlit2015 ecotype Zavitan chromosome 2B, WEW_v2.0, whole genome shotgun sequence genome encodes:
- the LOC119361257 gene encoding BTB/POZ and MATH domain-containing protein 2-like, with the protein MAAAPSVADGRDLTAVTGSLSEVPKVTGTHEFTIREYSRTKGMGVGKSVVSQHFSVDGRRWHIRFYPDGYSTADGGWIALYAQTLHKPQLRPVSAEFTFQLLGPDGDVRHTRRSDRACKYDTMCNSWGIRRYITRAHLESAALGAIHADSITVCCTVTIHKARRRSLAVNRPGLVKMPPPPPSSHGENAIRFLARGKVPFDVRFEVEGEVFEAHRMVVAAQSPWFEGLLYGHGREAATGKDVLLQVGGGIVTAEAFRGVLHFIYTDELPGEATAKGRKGRGSYDVTLRLLEAADYYLMERLKLMCACRLGDLIKDSTVETLVETAEVYSCKDLEQACRNYAARRGLRLLPNLENIQSAIRKRLTSSAVAPATRRIMDVASTSGAE; encoded by the coding sequence ATGGCAGCCGCCCCTTCCGTTGCCGACGGCCGCGATCTCACGGCGGTGACGGGCTCGCTGAGCGAGGTGCCAAAGGTGACGGGCACGCACGAGTTCACGATTCGCGAGTACAGCCGTACCAAGGGCATGGGCGTGGGCAAGTCGGTCGTGTCGCAGCACTTCTCCGTCGATGGCCGGCGGTGGCACATCCGGTTCTACCCGGACGGCTACAGCACGGCGGACGGCGGATGGATCGCCTTGTACGCGCAGACGCTCCACAAGCCGCAGCTCCGCCCCGTGAGCGCCGAGTTCACCTTCCAGCTCCTCGGCCCCGACGGCGACGTCCGGCACACGCGCCGGTCCGACCGGGCCTGCAAGTACGACACCATGTGCAACAGCTGGGGCATCCGGCGCTACATCACCCGGGCGCACCTCGAGAGCGCGGCGCTTGGCGCCATCCACGCCGACTCCATCACCGTGTGCTGCACCGTGACGATCCACAAGGCGCGGAGGAGGAGCCTCGCCGTGAACCGCCCGGGGCTCGTgaagatgccgccgccgccgccgtcgagccACGGGGAGAACGCCATCAGGTTCCTCGCCCGCGGGAAGGTCCCCTTCGACGTGCGGTTCGAGGTGGAGGGCGAGGTGTTCGAGGCGCACCGGATGGTGGTGGCCGCGCAGTCGCCGTGGTTCGAGGGCCTCCTCTACGGCCACGGCCGCGAGGCGGCCACGGGGAAGGACGTGCTGCTCCAAGTAGGCGGCGGCATCGTCACGGCGGAGGCGTTCAGGGGCGTGCTCCACTTCATCTACACCGACGAGCTCCCCGGCGAGGCCACCGCCAaggggaggaaggggagggggtCGTACGACGTGACGCTGCGGCTGTTGGAGGCCGCCGACTACTACCTGATGGAGAGGCTGAAGCTGATGTGCGCGTGCAGGCTGGGCGACTTGATCAAGGACTCCACCGTGGAGACTCTGGTGGAGACCGCGGAGGTCTACTCGTGCAAAGACCTCGAGCAGGCGTGCCGGAACTACGCGGCTCGCAGGGGGCTGAGATTGCTGCCAAACCTAGAAAACATACAGAGCGCCATAAGGAAGAGATTAACGTCCAGCGCCGTTGCTCCGGCGACGAGGAGGATCATGGACGTGGCATCGACGAGTGGCGCTGAGTGA